One genomic region from Muriicola soli encodes:
- the rplB gene encoding 50S ribosomal protein L2: protein MSVRKLKPITPGQRFKVVNGFDALTADKPEKSLLAPLKKSGGRNSHGKMTMRHKGGGHKRRYRLVDFKRTKHGVNAEVKSIQYDPNRTAFIALIEYKDGEKSYIIAQNGLQVGQKVTSGAGSAPEIGNALPLNEIPLGTIISCIELRPGQGAVMARSAGTFAQLMAKEGKYVTIKLPSGETRMILGNCLATVGAVSNSDHQLIVSGKAGRSRWLGRRPRTRPVAMNPVDHPMGGGEGRASGGHPRSRNGIPAKGYRTRSKTKDTNRYIIERRKK, encoded by the coding sequence ATGTCAGTTAGAAAATTAAAACCGATCACTCCCGGACAGCGATTTAAAGTAGTAAACGGATTTGACGCGCTTACTGCTGATAAGCCGGAGAAAAGCTTGCTTGCTCCGTTAAAAAAGTCGGGAGGTAGAAACAGTCATGGAAAAATGACCATGCGCCACAAAGGTGGAGGTCACAAAAGAAGGTATCGTCTGGTCGATTTCAAAAGGACGAAACACGGAGTAAATGCCGAGGTGAAATCCATTCAATACGATCCCAACAGAACTGCCTTTATCGCTCTTATTGAGTATAAAGACGGGGAAAAGAGTTATATCATCGCACAGAACGGGCTACAGGTAGGGCAAAAGGTCACATCAGGAGCCGGGTCTGCGCCAGAGATCGGAAATGCATTGCCTTTAAATGAAATTCCGTTGGGAACCATTATTTCCTGTATTGAATTACGTCCTGGTCAGGGAGCGGTTATGGCAAGAAGTGCCGGAACCTTTGCTCAACTTATGGCTAAGGAAGGAAAATATGTAACGATAAAACTGCCATCCGGGGAGACCAGAATGATTCTGGGGAATTGTTTGGCAACCGTTGGTGCTGTTTCCAATTCAGATCATCAGTTGATCGTTTCAGGAAAGGCAGGACGTAGCCGTTGGTTAGGAAGAAGACCAAGGACAAGGCCGGTAGCGATGAACCCTGTAGATCACCCAATGGGTGGTGGGGAAGGAAGAGCTTCCGGAGGTCATCCAAGATCGAGAAACGGTATTCCTGCAAAAGGATACAGAACTCGTTCTAAGACCAAGGACACGAACAGATATATAATAGAACGTAGAAAGAAATAA
- the rplW gene encoding 50S ribosomal protein L23 produces the protein MSVLIKPIITEKMTADSELHNRYGFIVNPGANKLQIKDAVEETYGVSVRKVRTMNYGPTRKTKYTKTGVQQGKTSAYKKAIVDVAEGDVIDFYSNL, from the coding sequence ATGAGTGTGTTAATAAAACCAATCATAACGGAAAAGATGACAGCTGATAGCGAGTTACACAATCGCTACGGTTTCATCGTAAATCCCGGTGCCAACAAGTTGCAGATCAAAGATGCGGTTGAGGAAACATACGGGGTATCCGTAAGGAAGGTGAGAACCATGAATTACGGTCCAACACGCAAGACGAAGTACACCAAAACAGGGGTACAACAGGGTAAGACAAGTGCCTATAAAAAGGCGATTGTCGATGTTGCGGAAGGTGATGTCATTGATTTTTACAGTAATCTATAA
- the rplD gene encoding 50S ribosomal protein L4, which produces MKVAVLDINGKETGRKADLSDAVFKIEPNTHAIYLDVKQYRAHQRQGTHKAKERAEIVGSTRKIKKQKGTGTARAGSIKSPIFRGGGRIFGPRPKDYTLKLNKNLKRLARKSALSIKNDEKAIMVVEDFNFETPKTKEFLKVLKGLGLENKKSLFVLGESNNNVYLSSRNLEGSEVVTNSELSTYKILNANNIVLLEGSLEGIEANLNK; this is translated from the coding sequence ATGAAGGTAGCAGTCTTAGATATCAACGGAAAAGAAACAGGGAGAAAGGCAGACCTTTCTGATGCTGTTTTCAAGATAGAGCCTAATACACATGCCATTTACCTGGATGTAAAACAGTACAGGGCTCATCAGAGACAAGGTACCCACAAGGCTAAGGAAAGAGCTGAAATTGTTGGAAGTACCCGTAAGATCAAAAAGCAAAAAGGAACCGGAACCGCAAGGGCAGGAAGTATCAAATCGCCCATCTTTCGCGGAGGTGGAAGAATCTTTGGGCCCCGACCTAAGGATTACACCCTTAAGCTCAACAAAAACCTGAAACGTCTGGCCCGTAAATCGGCCCTTAGTATCAAAAATGATGAAAAGGCGATCATGGTAGTTGAGGACTTTAATTTCGAGACCCCGAAGACCAAGGAATTTTTAAAGGTTCTAAAAGGTCTGGGACTGGAAAATAAAAAGTCGCTCTTTGTCTTGGGCGAATCAAATAATAACGTATATTTGTCGTCGCGCAATTTGGAAGGTTCTGAGGTTGTAACTAACTCAGAATTAAGCACTTACAAAATATTAAATGCAAATAATATTGTGCTTTTGGAAGGGTCGCTAGAAGGTATAGAGGCCAACTTAAATAAATAG
- the rplC gene encoding 50S ribosomal protein L3, with product MSGLIGKKVGMTSIFDDNGKNVPCTVIEAGPCVITQVRTEEVDGYNALQLGFDDKAEKRAKKSEQGHFKKAGASPKKKVVEFRDFEGEHKLGDTLGVDLFVEGEFVDVTATSKGKGFQGVVKRHGFAGVGQATHGQHNRLRAPGSIGAASYPARVFKGMKMAGRMGGERVTVQNLRVLKVVPEKNLIVLKGCVPGHKNAYLTIEK from the coding sequence ATGTCTGGGTTAATAGGAAAAAAAGTAGGCATGACCAGCATCTTTGACGACAACGGAAAGAACGTTCCGTGTACCGTCATTGAAGCAGGTCCTTGTGTCATTACCCAAGTCAGAACCGAAGAGGTAGACGGGTATAATGCCCTTCAGCTCGGTTTCGATGACAAGGCAGAAAAACGTGCTAAAAAGTCCGAACAGGGACATTTTAAAAAGGCAGGTGCTTCTCCCAAGAAAAAAGTCGTCGAGTTCCGTGATTTTGAAGGAGAGCACAAATTAGGAGACACCCTTGGGGTGGATCTCTTTGTGGAAGGGGAGTTTGTGGATGTTACTGCAACTTCAAAAGGAAAAGGATTTCAGGGGGTGGTTAAAAGACACGGCTTTGCCGGTGTAGGACAAGCCACTCACGGGCAGCACAACCGATTAAGGGCTCCAGGGTCTATCGGTGCGGCTTCGTATCCTGCGAGAGTGTTCAAAGGAATGAAGATGGCAGGCAGAATGGGAGGAGAACGGGTTACTGTTCAAAACCTTCGCGTCCTGAAAGTAGTTCCGGAAAAAAACCTGATCGTTTTGAAAGGGTGTGTACCCGGTCATAAAAACGCATATTTAACGATTGAGAAATAA
- the rpsJ gene encoding 30S ribosomal protein S10 → MSQKIRIKLKSYDYNLVDKSAEKIVKTVKTTGAVVTGPIPLPTHKKIFTVLRSPHVNKKSREQFQLSSYKRLLDIYSSSSKTIDALMKLELPSGVEVEIKV, encoded by the coding sequence ATGAGTCAGAAAATCAGAATAAAGTTAAAATCATACGATTACAACCTGGTAGATAAGTCTGCCGAGAAGATAGTCAAAACGGTAAAGACAACCGGAGCTGTGGTAACAGGACCAATTCCATTACCCACGCATAAAAAGATCTTTACGGTTTTGCGTTCACCTCACGTAAATAAAAAGTCGAGAGAGCAATTTCAATTGAGCTCTTACAAGAGGTTACTTGATATTTACAGTTCTTCTTCCAAAACTATTGATGCGCTCATGAAATTAGAGCTGCCAAGTGGAGTGGAAGTTGAGATCAAGGTGTGA
- the fusA gene encoding elongation factor G: protein MARDLNYTRNIGIAAHIDAGKTTTTERILFYTGVSHKIGEVHDGAATMDWMEQEQERGITITSAATTCTWNFPMKNGQMTPESKPYHFNIIDTPGHVDFTVEVNRSLRVLDGLVFLFSAVDGVEPQSETNWRLADNYKVPRMGFVNKMDRQGANFLNVCKQVKDMLKSNAVPIVLPIGDEADFKGIVDLVKNRAIVWNEEDLGATFDVIDIPAEMQAEVKEYRAALIEAVAEYDESLMEKFFEDEDSITEDEVHAALRAAVMDMSIIPMICGSSFKNKGVQFLLDAVCRYLPSPLDKDAIVGINPETEAKVSRKPDIKEPFAALAFKIATDPFVGRLAFFRAYSGKLDAGSYVLNNRSGNKERISRIYQMHSNKQNAVDSIAAGDIGAAVGFKDIKTGDTLSDEKHPIVLESMNFPDPVIGIAVEPKTKADVDKLGMALAKLAEEDPTFQVKTDEASGQTIISGMGELHLDIITDRLRREFKVDVNQGQPQVEYKEAITRSADHRETYKKQTGGRGKFADIVFTMEPSTEEKPGLEFVNMIKGGNIPKEYIPSVEKGFKEAMKNGPLAGFEMDSMKIILKDGSFHPVDSDSLSFELAAKLGYKQAAKAARAVLMEPIMKVEVLTPEENMGDIVGDLNRRRGQVNAMDDRAGAKVIKAEVPLSEMFGYVTALRTLSSGRATSTMEFAHYAETPSNIAEEVIKATKGVTA, encoded by the coding sequence ATGGCTAGAGATTTAAATTATACAAGAAATATAGGTATTGCCGCTCATATTGATGCCGGTAAAACCACCACTACCGAACGAATCCTTTTTTACACTGGTGTAAGCCATAAAATTGGAGAAGTTCACGATGGAGCGGCTACCATGGATTGGATGGAGCAGGAGCAGGAGCGCGGAATTACTATTACTTCCGCAGCAACCACCTGTACCTGGAATTTTCCCATGAAGAATGGGCAAATGACTCCGGAGTCAAAGCCTTACCATTTTAATATTATCGATACTCCCGGCCACGTTGACTTTACTGTTGAGGTGAACCGGTCTTTACGGGTTCTCGATGGTCTCGTTTTCCTTTTTAGCGCCGTAGACGGGGTTGAACCTCAGTCTGAGACTAACTGGCGTCTGGCAGACAATTACAAGGTGCCAAGAATGGGATTTGTCAACAAAATGGACCGTCAGGGTGCCAACTTCCTCAACGTGTGCAAACAGGTTAAGGACATGTTGAAATCCAACGCTGTACCTATTGTACTTCCCATTGGTGATGAAGCTGATTTTAAAGGAATTGTGGATCTGGTAAAAAACCGGGCCATTGTATGGAATGAGGAGGACTTAGGTGCAACCTTCGATGTGATTGACATTCCGGCTGAAATGCAAGCTGAGGTAAAGGAATACAGAGCTGCGTTGATTGAGGCCGTTGCTGAATACGATGAAAGTCTGATGGAGAAATTCTTCGAAGATGAAGACTCTATCACGGAAGACGAGGTACACGCTGCTTTGAGAGCTGCGGTAATGGACATGAGTATCATTCCAATGATCTGTGGTTCTTCCTTTAAGAATAAAGGGGTTCAGTTTTTACTTGATGCCGTATGCCGATACCTTCCTTCGCCCTTAGACAAGGATGCTATCGTCGGAATAAATCCTGAAACCGAGGCTAAAGTCTCAAGGAAACCGGATATTAAAGAGCCTTTTGCTGCCCTTGCTTTTAAAATTGCCACTGATCCTTTTGTAGGTCGATTGGCTTTCTTTAGAGCGTATTCAGGAAAACTGGATGCGGGATCTTACGTGTTGAATAACAGATCTGGTAACAAGGAGAGGATCTCTCGTATTTACCAGATGCATTCCAACAAGCAAAACGCCGTTGATTCAATTGCGGCTGGAGATATTGGAGCTGCTGTTGGTTTCAAAGACATCAAGACAGGGGATACGCTTTCTGATGAGAAGCACCCTATTGTTCTTGAAAGTATGAACTTCCCAGATCCGGTTATCGGGATCGCGGTTGAGCCTAAAACCAAGGCTGATGTAGATAAGTTGGGTATGGCCCTTGCCAAACTGGCTGAGGAAGATCCAACCTTTCAGGTTAAAACAGATGAGGCCTCAGGTCAGACTATTATTTCGGGGATGGGAGAACTGCACCTCGATATTATTACAGACCGTCTGCGCAGGGAATTTAAGGTAGATGTTAACCAGGGTCAGCCTCAGGTTGAGTACAAGGAAGCTATCACCCGTTCAGCAGATCACAGGGAAACATATAAGAAACAAACAGGGGGTAGAGGTAAGTTCGCGGATATCGTATTTACCATGGAACCTTCTACTGAAGAAAAACCCGGACTGGAGTTTGTGAATATGATCAAGGGAGGGAACATTCCAAAAGAATATATTCCTTCTGTTGAGAAAGGCTTTAAAGAAGCGATGAAAAACGGTCCTTTGGCCGGATTTGAAATGGACAGCATGAAGATAATTCTAAAAGACGGTTCTTTCCACCCTGTGGATTCAGACTCCCTGTCTTTTGAATTGGCTGCCAAACTTGGATATAAGCAAGCTGCAAAAGCTGCACGCGCTGTACTTATGGAACCTATAATGAAAGTTGAGGTACTTACTCCTGAAGAAAACATGGGAGATATCGTAGGTGACCTTAACAGAAGAAGAGGCCAGGTAAATGCGATGGACGACAGAGCAGGAGCTAAGGTGATCAAGGCAGAAGTGCCACTTTCAGAAATGTTCGGTTATGTCACTGCTTTGAGGACACTATCTTCTGGTAGGGCAACGAGTACTATGGAGTTTGCGCATTACGCAGAAACACCATCAAATATTGCAGAAGAGGTAATAAAAGCAACCAAAGGGGTAACCGCTTAA
- the rpsG gene encoding 30S ribosomal protein S7, whose amino-acid sequence MRKRQAKKRPLLPDPRFNDQLVTRFVNMMMWDGKKSVAFKVFYDAIDIVEEKKTDEEKSGLELWKDALSNVMPHVEVRSRRVGGATFQIPMQIRPDRKISTAMKWLISFSRKRNEKSMAQKLAAEILAAAKEEGAAVKKRVDTHKMAEANKAFSHFRF is encoded by the coding sequence ATGAGAAAAAGACAGGCAAAGAAAAGACCACTTTTACCAGATCCGAGATTCAATGATCAGCTGGTAACCCGTTTTGTAAACATGATGATGTGGGACGGAAAAAAGTCGGTAGCCTTTAAGGTGTTTTACGATGCAATTGATATCGTAGAAGAAAAGAAGACTGACGAAGAGAAGTCAGGTTTGGAATTATGGAAAGATGCACTTTCCAATGTAATGCCTCACGTTGAAGTAAGAAGCCGAAGGGTTGGGGGAGCAACATTCCAGATCCCGATGCAGATCAGACCGGACCGCAAGATTTCTACCGCCATGAAATGGTTGATCAGTTTTTCAAGAAAAAGAAACGAAAAGTCGATGGCTCAGAAGCTGGCTGCAGAAATTCTTGCAGCGGCTAAAGAAGAGGGCGCGGCGGTGAAAAAGCGAGTTGATACTCATAAGATGGCTGAGGCCAATAAAGCATTCTCTCACTTTAGATTCTAA
- the rpsL gene encoding 30S ribosomal protein S12, which produces MPTISQLVRKGRATITKKSKSAALDSCPQRRGVCTRVYTTTPKKPNSAMRKVARVRLTNGKEVNAYIPGEGHNLQEHSIVLVRGGRVKDLPGVRYHIVRGALDTAGVAGRTQRRSKYGAKRPKK; this is translated from the coding sequence ATGCCAACAATTTCACAATTAGTACGAAAAGGAAGGGCCACAATTACCAAGAAGAGTAAATCGGCTGCTTTGGATTCGTGTCCCCAGCGAAGGGGGGTTTGTACGCGTGTTTATACAACTACACCGAAGAAACCAAACTCGGCTATGAGAAAAGTAGCCAGGGTTAGGTTAACCAACGGAAAAGAAGTAAACGCATACATCCCCGGAGAAGGACACAATCTTCAAGAGCACTCGATAGTATTGGTTAGAGGCGGAAGGGTGAAGGATTTGCCAGGAGTTAGATATCACATCGTGAGAGGAGCTTTGGACACTGCAGGTGTAGCCGGCAGAACTCAGAGACGATCTAAGTACGGCGCCAAAAGACCCAAAAAGTAA